In one window of Drosophila mauritiana strain mau12 chromosome X, ASM438214v1, whole genome shotgun sequence DNA:
- the LOC117147722 gene encoding uncharacterized protein LOC117147722: MKQFVVLAVLAVIGGSLAAPRPDVSHLAGYSYQAGGYNGNLVANQVLSAPLTTVTTSYQPTAAGTNYYSSSPSIGQLSLGSSGSSGAVNYQVGGSGSSSYQVGSSSVGGGIVNDNIGLAGLQPGPTINYNEQESYISHLANFQPAQINKHFYIHSAPEDHDEQQIVRYVNVGRPQKNYRVVFINAPTSTASKAKIIANVAPVEEKTAIYVLSKKSNALDVTAEVVTQRPVANKPEVFFVKYKTPQEAAHAQQTIQANYDALGGSSETSNEGVIPVSSVIGSLGDNGASGVLTDASGSVNIVGTGGVPTVDAGASYDAEGSQRQVISTVTTGTNAQATYLPVRPVRK, encoded by the exons ATGAAGCAGTTTGTG GTTTTGGCCGTTCTGGCTGTGATTGGCGGTTCCCTGGCCGCTCCTCGTCCGGATGTCAGCCATCTGGCGGGATACAGCTACCAGGCTGGTGGCTACAACGGCAACCTGGTGGCCAACCAGGTGCTCAGTGCTCCCCTGACCACGGTGACCACCTCGTACCAGCCCACGGCAGCTGGTACCAACTACTACAGTTCGTCACCATCCATTGGCCAGCTTAGCCTGGGCTCCTCCGGCTCCTCTGGTGCGGTCAACTACCAGGTGGGCGGCTCTGGCTCGTCCAGCTACCAAGTGGGCTCCTCCTCTGTCGGCGGTGGCATCGTGAACGACAACATTGGCCTGGCCGGTCTGCAGCCCGGACCCACCATCAACTACAACGAGCAGGAGTCGTACATCAGCCATCTGGCCAACTTCCAGCCCGCCCAGATCAACAAGCACTTCTACATCCACAGTGCTCCCGAGGATCACGATGAGCAGCAGATCGTGCGCTATGTGAATGTGGGCAGGCCCCAGAAGAACTACCGCGTGGTCTTCATCAACGCGCCCACATCCACCGCCAGCAAGGCCAAGATCATTGCCAACGTGGCGCCCGTTGAGGAGAAGACTGCCATCTATGTCCTGTCCAAGAAGTCCAATGCTCTGGATGTTACCGCCGAGGTGGTCACTCAGCGCCCTGTGGCCAACAAGCCGGAGGTGTTCTTCGTCAAGTATAAGACTCCTCAGGAGGCGGCCCATGCCCAGCAGACCATTCAAG CCAACTATGATGCTCTGGGTGGAAGCTCCGAGACCAGCAACGAGGGTGTGATTCCCGTTTCCTCCGTGATCGGTAGCCTGGGCGATAATGGAGCCTCCGGAGTGTTGACCGATGCCAGCGGCAGCGTGAACATCGTGGGCACCGGCGGTGTTCCCACCGTGGATGCTGGAGCCAGCTATGATGCCGAGGGCAGCCAGCGCCAGGTGATCAGCACCGTGACCACCGGCACCAATGCCCAGGCCACCTATCTGCCCGTGAGGCCGGTGAGGAAGTAG
- the LOC117147723 gene encoding uncharacterized protein LOC117147723, producing MFVQQVLVGCLILVALTQARPQYGYEQPSSDIFIGGGSAPVGGVGIGGSSGGGLVSIQPHRGGDKYLPPASTTLAPIINKKFYLVSAPEDHSNDGKVKHLVLGRPQKNYRVVFIKAPAGDNANVKYSAEFAPQEEKTVIYVLSKKDNDVDASDIATPAPTQPSKPEVFFIKYKTDDEAKQAQQEIQGQYDKLGGTNEYQEDNNAPITSVIGSLDGLNPDGSYNYRQIANRPPAVAPNSQYLPSLLKH from the coding sequence aTGTTTGTCCAACAAGTGCTCGTGGGCTGCCTGATCCTGGTGGCTTTGACCCAAGCCCGTCCTCAATACGGCTACGAACAGCCCAGTTCGGACATCTTCATCGGCGGTGGATCGGCGCCCGTCGGTGGTGTGGGAATCGGCGGCTCCTCCGGCGGCGGTCTGGTCAGCATCCAGCCACACCGTGGTGGCGACAAGTACCTGCCGCCGGCCAGCACCACCCTGGCGCCCATCATCAACAAGAAGTTCTATCTGGTTTCCGCACCCGAGGATCACAGCAACGATGGCAAGGTGAAGCATCTGGTCTTGGGACGTCCGCAGAAGAACTACCGCGTGGTGTTCATCAAGGCTCCAGCCGGCGATAATGCCAACGTGAAGTATTCCGCCGAGTTTGCGCCACAGGAGGAGAAGACCGTCATCTATGTGCTCAGCAAGAAGGATAACGATGTGGACGCCAGCGATATTGCCACGCCCGCACCCACGCAGCCCAGCAAGCCGGAGGTGTTCTTCATCAAGTACAAGACCGACGACGAGGCCAAGCAGGCGCAGCAGGAGATCCAGGGCCAGTACGACAAGCTGGGAGGCACCAACGAGTACCAGGAGGACAACAACGCCCCCATCACCTCGGTGATCGGCAGCCTCGATGGCCTGAATCCCGATGGCAGCTACAACTACCGCCAGATCGCCAACCGCCCACCGGCAGTGGCGCCCAACTCGCAGTATCTGCCCAGTTTGCTGAAGCACTAG
- the LOC117147724 gene encoding uncharacterized protein LOC117147724 has protein sequence MNNPSQLSSAIREMLNIFVWLSLSLISLSWAQGSRYLPPTNPAMEPIITKQFYSISPAEDPEDTEPRTKHLLIGQPRRNYRVIFIRAPTGNSEHVKYTAELAPQEERTVIYVLTRKQQELEAADIVAPQQKSQVEQKPDVFFIKYKTNDEAAAAQREIQTQYDQLGGNTEIAAPYVAPIKSVIGALSSPQYPAAPYPIQRQSPGYHYDRPVSTILAPVERTN, from the coding sequence ATGAACAACCCAAGTCAGTTGTCTTCTGCAATTCGTGAAATGTTGAACATATTTGTGTGGCTATCACTTTCGTTGATTAGTCTGTCCTGGGCCCAAGGATCGCGTTATTTACCACCAACGAATCCGGCCATGGAACCGATCATAACCAAGCAGTTTTACAGCATATCACCTGCCGAAGATCCTGAGGATACGGAGCCAAGGACTAAACATTTGCTGATCGGACAGCCGCGCAGAAATTACCGAGTGATTTTCATCCGCGCTCCAACGGGAAACAGCGAGCATGTGAAATATACGGCGGAGTTGGCGCCTCAGGAGGAGCGAACTGTCATCTATGTGCTGACCCGGAAGCAACAGGAACTGGAGGCCGCCGATATTGTGGCACCGCAGCAGAAGTCTCAAGTCGAACAGAAGCCGGATGTATTCTTCATCAAGTACAAAACCAACGATGAGGCAGCGGCTGCCCAAAGGGAAATCCAAACGCAATACGATCAACTTGGTGGGAATACGGAAATCGCAGCGCCCTATGTGGCGCCCATTAAATCGGTGATTGGAGCACTCAGTAGCCCCCAATATCCAGCAGCTCCATATCCAATTCAAAGACAATCCCCTGGCTATCACTACGATAGGCCCGTCTCCACAATCTTGGCGCCAGTGGAACGAACTAACTGA